AAGAAGGCTCGTGGACGCCCTAGGAAGTCTGATACTGTTGTCGAACCTGTCAAAGATGAGGAGGATCCCGAGGTCGAGGAAGATAGCGAGTCCAAGCCCGAGCCGGCTAAACGTGGCCGCAAGCCCAAGGCTGtggctgcggctgctgcgcCCAAGAAGACTGCAACCAAGGAAAAGACCGACGGCAGAAGACGGTCTGGCCGTGGTCAGAACAGGTGAGCTCGCTACCGTCATGCTTCCTCAAACTACATGGGATTTTGTCTGCGAGTTGTACAGTGCTGACTTAGTCTACCCAGTTCCTGAGTTCTCGGCATGTGAAAACTTCAGTTGATGGCTCGTCGTCATTTTGACGACAGCAAAGCTATTGTAACATCACCCACCATGAGGCGGTCGACAAGGCCTGTCCCCATAATGTCTGAAATTGTCCTGATTTCGTTGCCTGATATTACCTTGTGTTGTTGGCGAGATACCTCCCTGGGATGCCCTACGGCACCGTTTCATTATTCGGAACAGCAGAAATAGTTAGCGCTGCCTTGcagttttgttttatttcagCTTAGTTTTGCGGTGAATTAGTAAGATATTGCTGGCATAGGGACGCTGTGGTTTTTACGAAGCGGAACAAAATTCGAATGGAACGTTGAATCAGGCAGCGCTGGCATTATAACGGAATTCACAAATGCTAACACGTGCCGCTGTGTAGGTGGGAAAGAGTGGACTGCCGAACATGTCATTCTAATTCAGATCTAGTTTTGTCTACGCCGTTGTCCAACCCGATGAACGCGTCTTACAGGTCTCCGATAACCAAGCCCATACAAGCCAGCACATTTTTTCACAATTGTATTCTTCTCCTTCAAACCCACTGCAGAGTGAAGACATCAGCGCCGGCTTTGGAGATGCCGACCTCGACGGCACCATCGTCGCTCTTGATGCTGGCGGGGATCTTGTCGCCCTTCCTCTCGAGCACGATCCTACCAGCCGCCGGTTCGGGCAGCTTGTAGAAACGCCTCCCGGCCCGGCTGAGGAACTGCTCCAGGTGCTCCTGCGTGACGTCAGCCTCGTCGATAGCCCCGCGCTCGACGGCGGCCTCGAGCGCAAGGAGAACCAGCTGCGTGGCGAAGGGCTGGGTGAAGACACCGGCCGGCGCCGGCTTGTTGGACTTGGTCGGCAGGAGGTGGGGGGCCGAGTCGCTTCCGCTGCAGGAAgggtaagaaaaaaaagcgggtTGGGTTAGACGTGAGTTGAGGCAAGAAGAATGAAACAAAGAGAGAGTTGGGAAATCAAAGAAAGGCTGGTGCTTACAAGAAGAACTTGGGGTTACCGCTGGCTGCGGCCTTGAGGAGCGCATCCCGGTCCTTGGGCTTCTTGGGGATCGGCTTGCAGAAGGCGTGCGGGTCGACCTCGCTGTCGTCACCCGTCAAGTATAGGTGGTGGGCCGTAATGGTGCCTGCAATGAGGACACCGGGGAGTCATGAGCATAATATTCCTGAGCGGAAAGGTGgtttgcaaaaagaaaaacccagGACGAGAAGTTTTGAGCAGAAGGAGGAAAGAGTCATCGACACGCACCAGCAACAGTCGGCCCGCAGGCCTTAACGGCATCGATAGCGGCAGCAGTCGAGCAGTGCTCCAGGACGACCCTGAGATTGGGGAACTTTGCGTGCAGGCGATGGAGCTCGGGCAGGAAGGCCTCCTCGAGCGAAAGGTCCTCGGAGGGGGCGACGCCGGGCACCTCTCCGTGCAGGTTGAGGACCATGTCATGGCGCTCCATCTCGGCAAACACGGACGAGAAGGCCTCGAGGAaatcggcgccggcgccagCCTCGGAGTTGGTCGTCACGCCCTGCGGATACATCTTGACGCCCGTGacgccagcggcggcggcttcggTGATGACGGCGGGGGTCAC
Above is a genomic segment from Pyricularia oryzae 70-15 chromosome 7, whole genome shotgun sequence containing:
- a CDS encoding dihydroorotase; amino-acid sequence: MLHDLIAPGASLSVLPRDLMSQGYDGLGRVGNTLIKNLHTTSIRENRKIKPTNKSLNYHSPSKTIEIKMKLKETQRLELPPSADMHVHLRQGQLMDLVVPSIRKGGVDTVFVMPNLQPPVTTVAQVLEYKSKLQALDPEVTYLMSLYLHPSVTPAVITEAAAAGVTGVKMYPQGVTTNSEAGAGADFLEAFSSVFAEMERHDMVLNLHGEVPGVAPSEDLSLEEAFLPELHRLHAKFPNLRVVLEHCSTAAAIDAVKACGPTVAGTITAHHLYLTGDDSEVDPHAFCKPIPKKPKDRDALLKAAASGNPKFFFGSDSAPHLLPTKSNKPAPAGVFTQPFATQLVLLALEAAVERGAIDEADVTQEHLEQFLSRAGRRFYKLPEPAAGRIVLERKGDKIPASIKSDDGAVEVGISKAGADVFTLQWV